In a genomic window of Thiolapillus brandeum:
- a CDS encoding mechanosensitive ion channel family protein, whose translation MFVDILTKTYYGNTIGTYMLSFLLIIGTVVLARVVYWSIGHVIKKITRKTRNRLDDILVDMLEEPVVFAIAIIGIWFSLQLLHTSETTQTVISTAYYILIVFDVTWFLSRVMDALIKRYIVPLVQQSKSKLDDQLLPIIQKGLKIALWIMALLIALNNAGYNVGAVLASLGIGGIAFAMAAKDTIANLFGSFTIFVDKPFVVGDRVLLSGYDGFVREIGVRSTRLETLNGRIVTLPNSQVADECIENISSEPCRKITMDLGLTYDTSDEQMQQGMDILQDIIANNESTENKVVTAFTAFNDFSLNIRFIYYVRKGESVFGVQTRVNLEILRRFNEAGLEFAFPTQTIYTIPAAGS comes from the coding sequence ATGTTCGTGGATATCCTTACCAAGACCTATTACGGAAACACCATTGGCACTTACATGCTGTCCTTTTTGCTGATTATAGGAACCGTAGTGCTTGCCAGGGTGGTTTATTGGTCGATTGGGCATGTAATAAAAAAAATCACTCGCAAGACCAGGAATCGTCTGGACGACATTCTCGTCGACATGCTGGAAGAACCCGTGGTGTTTGCCATCGCCATTATCGGCATCTGGTTCTCTCTGCAGTTGCTGCACACCTCAGAAACCACACAAACGGTTATTTCCACGGCGTACTACATACTGATCGTATTCGACGTGACCTGGTTCCTGTCCAGGGTGATGGATGCGCTCATCAAGCGTTATATCGTGCCCCTGGTGCAGCAGTCCAAGAGCAAGCTCGATGACCAGCTACTGCCCATTATCCAGAAAGGGCTGAAAATCGCACTCTGGATCATGGCCTTGCTCATTGCCCTGAACAATGCGGGCTACAATGTAGGCGCGGTGCTGGCCAGCCTGGGTATTGGCGGTATTGCTTTTGCCATGGCAGCCAAGGACACCATCGCAAACCTGTTCGGCAGCTTCACCATATTCGTGGACAAGCCTTTCGTCGTGGGAGACCGCGTATTACTGAGTGGCTATGATGGTTTCGTTCGGGAGATTGGTGTGCGCAGTACCCGCCTGGAAACCCTGAACGGCCGGATTGTGACTCTTCCCAATTCCCAGGTTGCCGATGAATGCATCGAGAATATCAGTTCCGAACCCTGTCGCAAGATCACCATGGATCTGGGATTGACCTATGATACCAGCGATGAACAAATGCAGCAGGGCATGGATATTCTTCAGGATATCATCGCCAACAACGAAAGCACGGAAAACAAGGTGGTAACGGCTTTCACCGCATTCAATGATTTTTCCCTGAATATCCGTTTTATCTATTACGTAAGGAAAGGGGAAAGTGTGTTTGGCGTGCAAACCCGGGTCAACCTGGAAATACTCAGGCGCTTCAATGAAGCGGGATTGGAGTTTGCCTTCCCGACACAGACCATCTATACCATTCCTGCTGCCGGCAGTTGA
- a CDS encoding alkaline phosphatase, translating into MKKLSFVLILGSVLGLTAVQAREENSRFWYEQGQQSVQTAVGLRADTRPARNVILFIGDGMSIATVTAARILEGQLRGETGEENLLAFETLPYLALSKTYNTDMQTPDSAGTMSAIITGVKTRAGVISVDQRVQTGNCASAKDAKLKTFLEEAEEAGLSTGVVSTARLTHATPAATYAHVPDRSWEDDSRLSGEAKRNGCRDIARQLIEFPFGDGLEVALGGGRRGFLPESLNDPEDKGRKGSRKDGRNLTREWLKKYPNAAYVWNKSQFDVLDPGKTDHLLGLFEYSHMEYEHDRPTDAGGEPSLSEMTAKAMDILSRNPKGYFLMVEAGRIDHAHHAGNAFRALTDAIELSNAVKLARKKAGNDTLIIVTADHSHVFTMAGYPSRGNPILGKVDKGDGEQGYELAADGKPYTTLSYANGRGAAMLKKGGDTHYGVPIDAGRDMDLGDIDTADQGFHQQALVPLEAETHSGEDVAIYAGGPGAWLFHGVQEQNVIYHVMRAATGLGRNR; encoded by the coding sequence ATGAAAAAGCTTTCCTTCGTTCTCATACTGGGCTCTGTACTTGGGCTGACCGCTGTTCAGGCCAGGGAGGAAAATTCGCGCTTCTGGTACGAACAGGGCCAGCAGTCCGTGCAGACAGCGGTGGGCCTGCGCGCAGATACCCGTCCTGCCCGCAATGTCATTCTGTTCATCGGTGACGGCATGAGTATCGCCACCGTTACTGCGGCCCGCATTCTCGAAGGCCAGCTGCGTGGCGAGACGGGTGAGGAGAACCTGCTGGCCTTCGAAACACTGCCATATCTGGCGCTGTCCAAAACCTACAACACGGATATGCAGACTCCCGATTCAGCCGGCACCATGTCCGCCATCATCACCGGGGTCAAGACCCGGGCCGGCGTCATTTCCGTTGACCAGCGCGTGCAGACGGGAAACTGTGCGTCTGCCAAGGATGCCAAGCTGAAGACTTTCCTGGAAGAAGCCGAGGAAGCGGGGCTTTCTACAGGTGTGGTCAGCACGGCGCGTCTGACCCATGCCACGCCGGCGGCGACCTATGCCCATGTGCCGGACCGCTCCTGGGAGGACGATTCCCGCCTGAGCGGGGAAGCGAAAAGGAACGGCTGCCGCGATATTGCCCGCCAGCTCATCGAGTTTCCATTCGGCGATGGCCTGGAAGTGGCCCTGGGCGGCGGCCGGCGGGGATTTCTTCCCGAAAGCCTGAATGATCCCGAGGACAAAGGCAGGAAGGGATCGCGCAAGGACGGGCGGAACCTGACCCGGGAATGGCTGAAGAAATACCCCAATGCCGCGTATGTTTGGAACAAGTCCCAATTCGATGTCCTGGACCCGGGCAAGACAGACCACCTGCTGGGCCTGTTCGAGTATTCGCACATGGAATACGAGCACGACCGGCCCACGGATGCCGGCGGCGAGCCTTCGCTGTCGGAAATGACCGCCAAGGCCATGGATATCCTGTCGCGGAATCCGAAAGGCTATTTTCTCATGGTGGAAGCCGGCCGTATCGACCATGCCCACCATGCCGGAAATGCCTTCCGCGCCCTGACCGATGCCATAGAGCTGTCGAACGCGGTGAAGCTGGCGCGGAAAAAGGCGGGCAATGACACCCTCATCATCGTAACCGCCGATCACAGCCATGTATTCACCATGGCAGGCTATCCGTCCAGGGGCAATCCCATCCTGGGCAAGGTGGACAAGGGCGACGGCGAGCAAGGGTATGAGCTGGCGGCGGATGGCAAACCCTACACGACCCTTTCATATGCCAATGGCCGGGGCGCGGCCATGCTGAAGAAGGGTGGCGACACCCACTACGGCGTGCCCATCGATGCAGGCAGGGATATGGACCTGGGAGATATCGACACAGCGGATCAGGGTTTCCACCAGCAGGCCCTGGTGCCCCTGGAGGCCGAGACCCATAGCGGGGAGGACGTGGCCATCTATGCGGGCGGTCCGGGGGCCTGGCTGTTCCACGGGGTCCAGGAACAGAATGTCATTTACCATGTCATGCGTGCGGCAACAGGTCTGGGCAGGAATCGTTGA